One part of the Gammaproteobacteria bacterium genome encodes these proteins:
- a CDS encoding ABC transporter permease produces MWTYIIRRILYAIPILIGVNTLTFLLFFIVNSPDDIARMHLGNKHVTQVEISAWKKNEGYDKPLFYHADKNGFSKFRDTLFTTKSLDLFTFKFGISDSGRDISNDIYQRMWPSLAVAIPSLIVGLFFDITVAMLMAFFRGTYVDYTGVAVCVILMSISSLFYIMGGQFIIAKLLRLVPISGYETGFDAFKFLILPVIIGVVSGVGAGARWYRTIFLEEINKEYVRTARAKGLSEQKVLFTHILKNAMLPILTGIVAILPLLFMGSLILESFFGIPGLGSYTIDAIRMQDFDIVRVMVFLGTVLYILGLVLTDISYVLVDPRVRLK; encoded by the coding sequence ATGTGGACCTACATCATTCGTCGTATTTTATATGCAATACCCATTTTGATTGGTGTTAATACCTTAACGTTCTTATTGTTTTTTATTGTTAATTCTCCCGATGATATTGCCAGAATGCATTTAGGAAATAAACATGTCACTCAAGTTGAAATCAGTGCTTGGAAAAAAAACGAAGGATATGATAAACCTCTTTTCTATCATGCAGATAAAAATGGATTTTCAAAGTTTAGAGATACGTTGTTTACAACTAAATCACTTGATTTATTTACATTTAAGTTTGGCATCTCAGATAGCGGTCGTGATATCAGTAATGATATTTACCAAAGAATGTGGCCATCATTGGCAGTTGCCATTCCCTCATTAATTGTAGGATTATTTTTTGATATCACAGTGGCTATGCTAATGGCGTTTTTTCGTGGGACGTATGTGGATTATACGGGGGTTGCGGTATGTGTAATATTAATGTCCATTTCGTCATTGTTTTATATAATGGGAGGACAATTTATTATTGCAAAGCTGCTTAGATTAGTGCCGATTTCTGGTTATGAAACCGGTTTTGACGCTTTTAAATTTCTAATTTTGCCTGTTATTATTGGCGTCGTGAGCGGTGTTGGTGCGGGCGCTCGATGGTATAGAACAATATTTTTAGAAGAGATCAACAAGGAATATGTAAGAACTGCACGGGCCAAAGGGCTTTCAGAACAAAAAGTGTTGTTCACCCACATTTTAAAAAATGCTATGTTACCCATCCTGACTGGAATTGTTGCAATTTTGCCATTGTTATTTATGGGAAGTTTAATTTTAGAATCTTTTTTTGGGATTCCTGGCTTAGGAAGCTATACTATTGATGCAATTAGGATGCAAGATTTTGATATCGTTAGAGTGATGGTTTTTTTAGGAACAGTATTATACATTCTGGGATTGGTGCTCACCGACATTTCCTATGTGCTCGTCGATCCTCGTGTAAGATTGAAATAA